One Roseimaritima multifibrata DNA window includes the following coding sequences:
- a CDS encoding S9 family peptidase, which produces MKSNQLRIAIGAFACSVCCSMIVAQDANPAPPPNRQSATAPPLTVRSLFHPTDRFDYDGPDLAATKWVKIDGQTKLAIQRPTGWQLLNPASGKETLWSGEASIPNGLQRVDKGLVLFHPDAEAKWITRDASQWNHPTLSPDGQKIAFVEGNDLYLFEVQTGQRRRITDDGSATTLNGILDWSYQEEIYGRGNFRSLWWSPDSQRVAFLRLDISRLHTYTLADSDTPRGKVLTARYPKVGDPVPLAQLWVTDLTGNRTLIADPAAELEDIEQQEPLIVRVGWHPDSRHVVYQVTNRIQNWIELRQSSDLTDPTSSVGTTSKDLLRDESAAWVEVLGEPRWLPDGSFLWLSDQPVGRRRVWWVSANGDLRSAVSPADMDVRDIIGMTSDGKTVYVNGDAERGSVGQQIYRIQLKFDDLAGEPPSSLMEPITTEKGWHDAEISPDGLWMVDRFSTVSQPPRLDLVSLDVAANPNPSPRTLQKGYELTASQIPVKWLTIPSAAGQPLPAYLIRPTKTPATGLPVLVETYGGPQAPAAVDRWQGSRYLFRQMLAHRGIAVLVVDNRSSAGQGIADTWQIYRRVGEIELEDTLAAVDWLRKQDWVEKERIGLRGWSFGGFLTAYAMTHSDAFAAGVAGGSPTDWRNYDAIYTERYMDLPDENREGYEATSVNAAAQHLKGKLLLIHGELDDNVHPANTLQLSKALQMAGKTFDLMIYPGAAHAIRERHQEHHMMQMVTRFLEQHLKDKDKKSRSNDRR; this is translated from the coding sequence ATGAAATCGAACCAACTGCGCATCGCGATCGGAGCGTTTGCCTGCTCAGTCTGCTGTTCGATGATCGTGGCGCAAGATGCCAATCCGGCTCCCCCCCCGAACCGCCAATCAGCAACCGCCCCTCCGCTGACAGTGCGCTCCCTCTTCCACCCGACCGATCGATTTGATTACGACGGGCCCGACCTTGCGGCAACCAAGTGGGTGAAAATCGACGGCCAGACCAAACTAGCGATCCAACGACCAACTGGCTGGCAACTGCTAAACCCAGCATCAGGCAAAGAAACCCTTTGGAGCGGTGAAGCATCGATTCCGAACGGTTTGCAACGGGTCGACAAGGGTCTGGTCCTTTTTCACCCCGATGCCGAAGCGAAGTGGATCACTCGTGATGCTTCCCAGTGGAACCATCCGACCCTCAGCCCTGACGGCCAGAAAATTGCATTCGTCGAAGGAAACGACCTATACCTTTTTGAAGTTCAAACCGGACAGCGAAGACGGATCACCGATGACGGCTCCGCGACCACCCTGAATGGAATCCTGGACTGGTCCTACCAAGAAGAGATCTACGGCCGCGGTAACTTCCGGTCGCTTTGGTGGAGCCCCGATAGCCAACGGGTTGCTTTCTTGCGATTGGACATTTCGCGGCTTCACACCTACACCTTGGCCGACAGCGACACCCCACGAGGCAAAGTCCTAACCGCTCGGTACCCCAAAGTCGGTGACCCGGTTCCTCTCGCACAGTTGTGGGTAACCGACCTGACTGGAAATCGCACCCTGATCGCAGATCCCGCCGCTGAACTGGAGGATATCGAGCAGCAGGAACCTTTGATTGTCCGCGTCGGCTGGCACCCCGACAGCCGACATGTCGTCTACCAAGTAACCAACCGAATCCAGAACTGGATCGAACTGCGTCAAAGCAGCGACCTGACCGACCCAACATCATCCGTCGGCACAACCAGCAAAGATTTGTTGCGTGACGAATCGGCGGCATGGGTCGAAGTCCTTGGCGAACCACGCTGGCTACCCGACGGCAGTTTCTTATGGCTGAGCGATCAACCGGTCGGGCGTCGTCGAGTCTGGTGGGTCTCGGCGAATGGTGACCTGCGCAGCGCCGTCAGCCCCGCCGACATGGACGTTCGCGACATCATCGGAATGACCTCCGACGGAAAAACGGTGTACGTAAACGGAGATGCCGAGAGGGGCTCCGTCGGTCAACAGATCTATCGAATCCAATTGAAATTTGACGATCTAGCGGGCGAACCGCCAAGCAGCCTGATGGAACCGATCACGACTGAAAAGGGCTGGCACGACGCGGAAATTTCACCCGATGGATTGTGGATGGTCGATCGATTCAGCACCGTCTCGCAGCCACCACGACTGGACTTGGTTTCCCTTGACGTTGCCGCAAACCCCAACCCTTCGCCCCGCACCCTCCAGAAAGGATACGAACTTACGGCTTCCCAGATTCCCGTGAAATGGCTGACAATACCGTCGGCGGCGGGACAGCCTCTGCCCGCCTACCTGATCCGACCAACGAAGACTCCTGCAACCGGACTGCCAGTCCTGGTTGAAACCTACGGGGGACCTCAAGCACCAGCAGCGGTCGACCGCTGGCAGGGGTCACGCTACCTATTCCGTCAGATGCTTGCGCACCGCGGGATCGCGGTGCTGGTCGTCGACAATCGCTCCAGCGCCGGCCAAGGGATTGCCGACACATGGCAGATCTATCGCAGGGTAGGGGAGATCGAACTTGAAGACACGCTTGCGGCTGTCGATTGGCTTCGGAAACAAGACTGGGTTGAAAAAGAACGAATCGGGCTCCGAGGCTGGTCATTCGGAGGATTCCTGACCGCCTACGCGATGACGCATAGCGACGCGTTCGCAGCCGGAGTCGCAGGCGGCTCCCCGACCGACTGGCGCAATTACGACGCGATCTATACCGAGCGATACATGGACTTACCTGACGAGAATCGGGAAGGATACGAAGCAACGTCGGTCAATGCAGCAGCCCAACACCTGAAGGGAAAGCTGTTATTGATTCACGGCGAACTAGACGACAACGTCCACCCCGCCAACACATTGCAGCTGAGCAAAGCCCTGCAAATGGCAGGCAAAACATTTGACCTAATGATCTACCCCGGCGCCGCCCACGCCATTCGCGAACGGCATCAAGAGCACCACATGATGCAAATGGTCACCCGCTTCCTAGAACAGCACTTGAAAGACAAAGACAAAAAATCGCGAAGCAACGACAGACGATAA
- a CDS encoding DUF1559 domain-containing protein, which translates to MKNSSLRSRGGFTLVELLVVIAIIGVLVGLLLPAVQAAREAARRMQCSNNLKQLGLAIHNYHDTMNALPPLRDRTVPANPSASWNTQSLSWRPRLLPYIEQNALHDQIDYSNYLWWNSETPNRTAARVVLAAFRCPSDGGNGNVNWTDSTGTRYTGRPTDAGYAATNYFASTGPDSQTRWNGASLGFFNGMSAGSLSDRGSTGSFANITDGLSNTIALSEGVIGFPRIDANPTGSGTGTYAAQLAAYTGTDNTCAGSQSSSTGRGRGNSWMKGYDPSDMSFTTLMAPNSKQWDCHSNTGWAMYAARSQHPSGVLIGVGDGGVRFMSETVNLDTYRALGGSFDGVPAQFE; encoded by the coding sequence ATGAAAAACTCGTCACTTCGAAGCCGCGGAGGCTTCACATTGGTGGAATTATTGGTGGTAATCGCCATCATCGGAGTTCTTGTCGGGCTGCTTTTGCCAGCCGTCCAAGCAGCACGTGAAGCCGCTCGCCGTATGCAGTGCAGCAACAACCTCAAACAATTGGGGCTTGCCATTCACAACTACCACGACACGATGAATGCCCTACCGCCACTGCGCGACCGGACTGTTCCAGCCAACCCGTCAGCATCCTGGAACACCCAGTCCCTCAGCTGGCGTCCACGATTGCTTCCTTACATTGAACAGAACGCGCTGCACGACCAGATCGATTACTCCAACTACCTCTGGTGGAACAGCGAAACCCCCAACCGTACCGCAGCTCGCGTCGTCCTAGCAGCTTTCCGCTGCCCCAGCGACGGTGGCAACGGGAACGTAAACTGGACGGATTCGACAGGCACCCGGTACACAGGTCGTCCAACCGATGCTGGCTATGCAGCGACCAACTACTTTGCCTCGACCGGCCCCGATTCGCAGACTCGCTGGAACGGCGCTAGCCTCGGGTTCTTCAATGGCATGAGTGCAGGAAGCCTCAGCGACCGCGGTTCGACTGGCTCCTTCGCCAACATCACCGACGGCCTATCCAACACGATCGCCCTTTCCGAAGGTGTGATTGGTTTCCCTCGGATCGATGCGAACCCAACCGGATCAGGGACCGGAACCTACGCAGCCCAATTGGCTGCCTACACTGGTACTGACAACACCTGTGCCGGGTCCCAAAGCAGCAGCACCGGACGCGGTCGCGGGAACAGCTGGATGAAAGGCTATGACCCATCGGACATGTCATTCACCACCCTGATGGCTCCAAACTCCAAGCAATGGGATTGCCATAGCAACACCGGCTGGGCCATGTACGCAGCTCGTTCGCAGCACCCAAGTGGTGTCCTGATCGGTGTCGGCGACGGTGGCGTTCGCTTCATGTCGGAAACCGTCAACCTGGACACTTACCGTGCCCTTGGTGGTAGCTTCGACGGAGTGCCTGCTCAGTTCGAGTAA
- a CDS encoding DUF1559 domain-containing protein has product MKVMKRRSHEGFTLVELLVVIAIIGVLVGLLLPAVQAAREAARRMQCSNNIKQLGLAVHNYHDTMNAIPPLRDRDDTIPGDSWNSQIISWRARILPYMEQQAIYDQVNYSIPNWWSSGNRPNSNWDIAPIVISSFRCPSDGGNGNVNWTDISGARNTGHPTSSSYATTNYFACIGPDSVLRWNGTGLGFFDSIRRQSATIRGATRDFGAITDGLSNTIALSEGVIGHPRLNVNATSSGSGNYTAQLALFSSTDNLCVDPNPGSGTSSSTSTGNARGNSWLRGYSSNDLSFSTHMSPNSKLWDCHANSDRAMYAARSQHPSGVLIGVGDGGVRFMSETVNYDTYRALGGSFDGIPAQFD; this is encoded by the coding sequence ATGAAAGTCATGAAACGACGGAGCCACGAAGGCTTCACCCTGGTTGAATTATTGGTGGTGATTGCCATCATCGGAGTCCTAGTTGGACTTTTGCTTCCCGCTGTCCAAGCAGCCCGCGAAGCAGCTCGCCGCATGCAGTGCAGCAACAACATCAAACAGTTGGGACTTGCGGTCCACAACTACCACGACACGATGAATGCGATCCCGCCGCTGCGAGACCGTGATGACACGATTCCAGGTGATTCTTGGAACTCGCAAATCATTAGCTGGCGTGCCCGAATTCTGCCGTACATGGAACAGCAGGCGATTTACGACCAGGTCAACTATTCGATCCCAAATTGGTGGTCGTCGGGTAACCGCCCTAATTCAAACTGGGACATCGCCCCCATTGTCATTTCTTCTTTCCGCTGCCCTAGCGATGGCGGAAACGGAAACGTGAATTGGACAGATATTTCGGGAGCAAGAAATACCGGGCACCCAACAAGTTCAAGCTATGCAACAACCAATTACTTTGCTTGCATTGGACCTGACTCCGTATTGCGATGGAACGGTACAGGACTAGGTTTCTTTGATTCGATCCGTCGCCAGAGTGCAACGATCAGGGGAGCAACCAGAGACTTCGGAGCGATCACTGACGGTTTGTCAAATACAATCGCCCTTTCCGAAGGTGTGATCGGTCACCCTCGCCTGAACGTGAATGCTACCTCCAGCGGCAGCGGGAACTATACAGCTCAACTTGCATTGTTTTCATCAACAGATAACCTGTGCGTTGACCCCAATCCCGGCTCCGGCACGAGCTCAAGCACAAGCACGGGCAACGCTCGGGGAAATAGCTGGTTGCGAGGATATAGTTCGAACGACCTTTCGTTCTCAACGCACATGTCCCCCAACTCCAAACTTTGGGATTGTCACGCAAACAGCGACAGAGCCATGTACGCTGCTCGATCGCAGCATCCAAGTGGAGTTTTAATCGGAGTTGGCGATGGCGGAGTCCGGTTTATGTCGGAAACGGTCAACTACGACACATACCGAGCCCTTGGTGGTAGCTTTGACGGTATACCAGCTCAGTTCGATTGA
- a CDS encoding PVC-type heme-binding CxxCH protein, with product MFLSCLRFVSVTCLLVVFWGQHARGEDALTEAVGTETPEVGVSAAIAQEALVTPSEVKVELAASEPDVVDPVAIRFDEQGRMWVIEMRDYPLPIPGKPPTGRIKVLQDSDHDGIYETATTFAKDLVFPTGLQPWQDGVIVTVAGQILFLADEDGDLKADRTEVWFEGFAQENEQLRANHPVVGPDGLVYVASGLRGGSVVSKNEKWESDAPVDLRGVDFAFDPQGGFFGPVSGNSQYGLTIDDFGVRIGCSNRRPAIQAVLPLDAIRSRSGMAPADALHDAGLSGGDSEVRPIAKAWTTSNLHAGQFSAACGVLRGCGPGMPAEWRDSLFVCEPTSYLVQRQQPVGDRAVLQFERSPGIECLASKNSWFRPVDLAYGPDGCLYVVDMMRAVIEHPQWMPEELKTRADMRWGDTQGRIWRLSAADFDGASAGRLLGNTKDVESLKTGASGRSASADGEAMGAIANLGSNDPWRRELASRKLWEAAASADGNSLEVLISHLNQWMLSEANAPEGLARAIQFMDRQDQFTADLQQRFLKHDDPRIRALVVRLLESKQALPEEMALALASDVSPLVRYQVAIALTNHQPMAPAQIAAFSAIAAEDAGDVWFDKLCFALPAESAAKVLENLLANSEVDLPLSFWQGLAKPAGKADPKSLVSLLEIDDSSAPKGLAVFAGLALPANWNADSADAKKKIEGIQQLAEERALDAEADAAVRQLGITILGRAADKTAKLRPLLDESTPPALRALALGHLMRNDQAWTLEWLGENFTSLVPVVRSAGIQGLMRSSAGIQWLLDRVEEGEIRGSLIGISNIQRLQASKDKAISKRAKELFAASNANRTQTIKEYAASLIGDGHALNGRKLFVQHCANCHKIDDIGIDVGPDISDSRTKTAPYLLTAVLDPNAAIDAAYSRYTLLTVDGTVHDGLLLSDTGEAVILQIPGGERVEVARDEIESMTTSGVSLMPEGFEQLVNVDQMRDLISFLKNWRYLDGAIPISDRR from the coding sequence ATGTTCCTATCTTGTTTACGGTTCGTCAGCGTCACCTGTTTGCTTGTGGTTTTCTGGGGGCAACATGCCCGCGGCGAAGATGCGCTAACGGAAGCCGTCGGAACCGAAACCCCCGAAGTTGGGGTGTCCGCTGCAATCGCTCAGGAAGCTCTGGTCACGCCGTCTGAAGTGAAGGTCGAATTGGCCGCTTCGGAACCGGACGTGGTCGATCCCGTGGCAATTCGCTTTGATGAACAGGGGCGGATGTGGGTCATCGAAATGCGAGACTACCCGCTGCCGATTCCGGGCAAACCACCTACGGGCCGGATTAAGGTTTTGCAGGATTCGGATCATGATGGAATCTATGAAACAGCGACGACCTTCGCGAAGGACTTGGTTTTTCCAACGGGACTGCAGCCTTGGCAGGATGGGGTTATTGTCACCGTTGCCGGGCAGATTCTTTTCCTTGCGGACGAGGATGGCGATCTGAAAGCGGATCGAACCGAAGTCTGGTTTGAAGGCTTTGCTCAAGAAAACGAACAGCTTCGAGCTAATCACCCGGTGGTCGGCCCCGATGGACTGGTCTATGTCGCCAGTGGTCTGCGTGGCGGCTCGGTGGTTAGCAAAAACGAAAAATGGGAATCCGATGCCCCGGTTGATTTGCGTGGCGTCGATTTCGCTTTTGATCCACAGGGTGGATTCTTTGGCCCGGTTTCTGGGAACAGCCAGTACGGACTGACGATCGATGACTTCGGGGTTCGCATCGGCTGCAGTAACCGTCGTCCTGCGATTCAGGCGGTCCTTCCGCTGGACGCGATCCGATCCCGTTCGGGAATGGCTCCGGCCGATGCCCTGCATGACGCCGGATTGTCAGGGGGCGATTCCGAAGTCCGCCCGATCGCTAAGGCTTGGACGACCAGCAACTTGCACGCCGGTCAATTCAGTGCCGCCTGTGGTGTCTTGCGAGGTTGTGGTCCGGGAATGCCAGCGGAGTGGCGTGATTCCTTGTTCGTCTGTGAGCCGACATCCTACTTGGTCCAGCGGCAACAACCGGTGGGAGATCGAGCCGTTTTGCAGTTCGAACGGAGCCCCGGGATCGAATGTCTGGCGAGTAAAAATTCGTGGTTCCGCCCTGTCGATTTAGCTTATGGCCCTGATGGCTGTCTGTACGTTGTCGACATGATGCGTGCAGTGATCGAACATCCGCAGTGGATGCCCGAAGAATTAAAGACACGTGCCGATATGCGATGGGGAGACACCCAAGGACGGATTTGGCGATTAAGTGCCGCCGATTTCGACGGGGCCTCAGCTGGCCGTTTGTTAGGCAATACGAAAGACGTTGAAAGTTTGAAAACGGGGGCGTCCGGTCGATCTGCAAGTGCTGACGGTGAAGCGATGGGTGCGATTGCCAACTTGGGTTCCAATGACCCGTGGCGAAGAGAGTTGGCATCGCGCAAGTTGTGGGAAGCAGCAGCGTCCGCGGATGGGAATTCCCTTGAAGTTCTGATCAGCCATTTGAATCAGTGGATGCTTAGTGAAGCCAACGCTCCGGAAGGGCTGGCCCGTGCGATTCAGTTTATGGATCGGCAAGACCAATTCACGGCCGATTTGCAGCAGCGGTTTTTGAAGCACGATGATCCTCGCATCCGAGCGCTGGTTGTTCGCTTGCTGGAATCCAAACAGGCTTTGCCAGAGGAAATGGCGTTGGCTCTGGCCAGCGACGTGAGTCCGTTGGTTCGGTATCAGGTTGCGATCGCGTTGACAAACCATCAGCCGATGGCTCCAGCGCAAATCGCTGCCTTTTCGGCGATCGCAGCGGAGGACGCCGGCGACGTCTGGTTTGACAAGCTTTGTTTCGCGTTGCCGGCTGAATCGGCTGCGAAAGTTTTGGAAAATCTATTGGCCAATTCCGAGGTCGATCTTCCGTTATCGTTTTGGCAGGGGCTTGCCAAACCAGCCGGTAAGGCTGATCCAAAGTCCTTGGTTTCACTGTTGGAAATCGACGACTCGTCCGCTCCAAAAGGATTGGCTGTCTTTGCTGGGTTGGCGTTGCCCGCCAACTGGAACGCAGACTCTGCCGATGCAAAAAAGAAGATCGAAGGCATTCAGCAATTGGCCGAAGAGCGAGCCTTGGATGCGGAAGCGGACGCCGCGGTCCGCCAGCTGGGGATTACGATTCTGGGACGGGCCGCGGACAAAACGGCAAAGCTTCGTCCGCTGCTAGACGAAAGCACGCCGCCTGCACTGCGGGCATTGGCGCTGGGGCACTTGATGCGTAACGATCAAGCCTGGACGTTGGAATGGCTGGGGGAGAATTTTACTTCGCTTGTACCTGTTGTCCGTTCGGCAGGCATTCAAGGATTGATGCGTAGCTCCGCTGGAATTCAGTGGTTGCTTGACCGAGTCGAAGAGGGAGAGATTCGCGGCAGCTTGATCGGAATCAGCAATATCCAGCGTTTGCAGGCTTCCAAGGATAAGGCGATTTCAAAACGCGCCAAAGAACTGTTCGCGGCCAGCAATGCCAACCGAACGCAAACGATTAAAGAGTATGCGGCATCGCTGATCGGCGACGGGCATGCGTTGAACGGCCGAAAGCTGTTTGTGCAGCACTGTGCCAATTGCCACAAAATCGACGACATCGGGATCGATGTTGGTCCCGATATCTCCGACAGCCGCACCAAGACGGCTCCTTATCTGCTGACAGCCGTGCTGGATCCCAATGCGGCGATCGACGCGGCCTACAGCCGGTACACGCTGTTGACCGTTGATGGCACGGTTCATGATGGACTGCTTTTGTCCGATACGGGGGAGGCTGTTATTTTGCAAATCCCGGGTGGTGAGCGGGTGGAAGTTGCACGCGATGAGATCGAATCGATGACGACCAGCGGCGTTTCTCTGATGCCCGAAGGGTTTGAGCAACTGGTGAATGTCGATCAAATGCGCGACCTGATCAGCTTTTTGAAGAACTGGCGATACCTGGACGGAGCGATTCCGATTTCCGACCGTCGCTGA
- a CDS encoding AAA family ATPase, with amino-acid sequence MTSVVDGYAEIDGIRLKLSHPHTSPAQWIGQREILTQLLACWVMLDDSDLPLTPRLIGSPGIGKTQLAIAAAQTSQRPLYIYQCTADTRPEDLLITPVLAQDGKIAYHASPLVTAMLCGGVCVLDEGNRMNEKSWASLAPLFDQRRYVESIVAGISIPAHREFRAAVTMNQDESTFEIPDYILSRLQPTLPVGFPNKQDEMSILQYHLPFAEPEMLAMTVEFLQNAHELKLDFSPRDGINLLRFALKRMAQDSDHPLSRDVAWREALERCLGEDAVDLEALAERQRRTLGGDNVPLGLGDFFFDAGDPLHPDCDDDEEDDQLE; translated from the coding sequence ATGACATCAGTAGTTGACGGTTACGCAGAAATCGACGGAATTCGGCTGAAGCTATCGCATCCGCATACCTCCCCAGCACAGTGGATCGGGCAGCGCGAGATTCTGACCCAGTTATTGGCATGCTGGGTGATGTTGGACGATAGCGATCTGCCATTGACGCCACGTTTGATCGGTTCGCCAGGAATCGGGAAAACGCAGCTGGCGATCGCTGCGGCGCAGACCAGCCAACGGCCTCTGTATATTTATCAGTGCACCGCGGATACCCGCCCCGAAGATCTATTGATCACGCCCGTCTTGGCTCAAGACGGAAAGATCGCCTACCACGCATCGCCGTTGGTCACCGCGATGCTTTGTGGCGGGGTCTGTGTGCTGGATGAAGGGAACCGCATGAATGAAAAGTCGTGGGCCAGTTTGGCTCCGCTTTTCGATCAGCGTCGCTATGTCGAATCGATCGTGGCGGGGATTTCGATTCCGGCGCACCGTGAATTCCGCGCCGCGGTCACGATGAATCAAGACGAATCGACGTTCGAAATTCCCGATTACATCCTCAGTCGTCTGCAGCCAACATTGCCGGTTGGGTTTCCGAATAAGCAAGACGAAATGTCGATCCTGCAGTACCACCTGCCATTTGCCGAACCTGAGATGTTGGCAATGACGGTTGAATTTCTGCAGAACGCTCATGAGCTGAAACTTGATTTTTCACCTCGCGACGGGATCAACCTGCTCCGGTTTGCTTTGAAGCGGATGGCTCAGGATTCCGATCATCCGTTGTCGCGTGATGTCGCCTGGCGTGAGGCTTTGGAGCGTTGTTTGGGAGAAGACGCCGTCGATCTAGAAGCGTTGGCAGAGCGGCAGCGAAGAACTTTGGGAGGCGACAACGTTCCCTTGGGGCTGGGAGACTTCTTTTTTGATGCGGGGGACCCGCTGCACCCCGACTGCGATGACGATGAAGAAGATGACCAGTTAGAGTAG
- a CDS encoding DUF3500 domain-containing protein, whose product MLNLSFSVTRRKSILTFLAVGCVCAVGLALKPADSPATNMQTFAVSWLDSLSKEQQAIAQIPYDSPERLGWHFIPKPERKGVPLRDMNDAQQASALRLVRAALSEMGYNKAQQIMSLEGVLRQLEGPGSEQRRDPRKYYVTISGDPRKTDADTPWGLSFEGHHLSLNFVCRGDQIVDSTPQFFATNPAELKTEVKGPIRKGTRVLAAEEELAFQLYLSLDEAQQKSALIAEEALKEIRFAGEPQAEVSAPEGIAFGKLNPDQAKLLVNLVDVYRNAVPAPVAEKRQALINQSGWDKVHFAWAGASKPGIGHYYRITGPTFLIEFVNTQPDASGNPANHIHCVWRDLTGDFDLPIK is encoded by the coding sequence ATGCTAAACCTTTCGTTTTCTGTCACCCGTCGCAAGTCGATCCTGACTTTTCTTGCCGTGGGGTGTGTTTGTGCTGTTGGGCTGGCGCTGAAGCCTGCCGATTCGCCCGCGACGAACATGCAGACCTTTGCCGTTTCTTGGCTTGATTCCCTTTCCAAGGAACAGCAAGCAATCGCTCAGATTCCTTACGATTCTCCAGAACGTCTGGGCTGGCACTTCATTCCAAAACCGGAACGCAAAGGGGTCCCCTTGCGGGACATGAATGACGCGCAACAAGCCTCTGCACTGCGATTGGTTCGCGCTGCATTAAGCGAAATGGGCTACAACAAAGCGCAGCAGATCATGTCTCTGGAAGGCGTCCTGCGTCAGTTGGAAGGTCCCGGCAGCGAGCAACGCCGCGACCCGCGGAAGTATTACGTGACGATTTCCGGCGATCCTCGCAAAACCGATGCCGATACCCCTTGGGGCCTCAGCTTTGAAGGCCACCACTTGTCATTGAATTTTGTCTGCCGAGGCGACCAGATCGTCGACAGCACCCCGCAGTTTTTCGCCACCAATCCTGCCGAATTGAAGACCGAAGTCAAAGGACCGATCCGCAAAGGAACACGTGTGCTGGCCGCGGAAGAGGAACTTGCTTTTCAGCTTTACTTATCCCTTGATGAAGCTCAGCAAAAGTCCGCTTTGATCGCTGAAGAGGCGTTGAAAGAGATTCGTTTCGCCGGCGAACCGCAGGCGGAAGTGTCGGCTCCCGAAGGGATCGCATTTGGCAAACTGAATCCGGATCAAGCGAAGCTGTTGGTAAACTTGGTTGACGTCTATCGGAACGCCGTTCCAGCCCCCGTCGCCGAGAAGCGGCAAGCTTTGATCAACCAGTCGGGTTGGGACAAAGTTCACTTCGCATGGGCCGGAGCAAGTAAGCCAGGAATCGGGCATTACTACCGCATCACCGGTCCGACTTTCTTGATCGAATTTGTCAATACACAGCCCGACGCATCCGGAAATCCCGCGAACCATATCCACTGCGTATGGAGAGATTTGACCGGCGATTTCGACCTGCCGATCAAGTAG
- a CDS encoding response regulator, translating to MEPQKSVIAKGPGKRSGSVLVYDPNPLSLIAMAGVLDSEGLACHCARSADAALKGVQPPAAIDLLVVDVADDAPAALELVKQIRENPATESLPVVLIADAQWAGLEKKTAQQTAVHCLFKPIDPTALMAVVDQAMWMPHLVNQHRRRGSRPSRPGWVTL from the coding sequence TTGGAACCACAAAAATCGGTCATCGCTAAGGGGCCGGGAAAACGGTCCGGTTCGGTTTTGGTTTATGATCCGAACCCACTTTCCCTGATCGCAATGGCCGGAGTGTTAGACTCCGAGGGGCTTGCCTGCCATTGTGCACGATCTGCGGATGCGGCACTCAAAGGAGTCCAGCCTCCTGCTGCGATCGATTTATTGGTCGTGGACGTCGCCGACGACGCTCCTGCGGCGCTGGAGCTGGTCAAGCAGATCCGCGAGAATCCGGCGACCGAGAGCCTGCCTGTGGTTTTGATCGCCGATGCCCAGTGGGCGGGTCTTGAGAAGAAGACGGCCCAGCAGACCGCGGTCCACTGTTTGTTTAAGCCGATCGACCCGACCGCCTTGATGGCGGTCGTGGATCAGGCGATGTGGATGCCTCATTTGGTCAACCAGCATCGCCGCCGGGGAAGTCGTCCTTCGCGTCCCGGTTGGGTTACGCTTTAA